The Rhodothermales bacterium genomic sequence CGAAGCGCGAGATCTGGTTCGGGACGGACACGAATTACATCGGCCGGGCGCAGGTGCACGTCATCAATCGAGAAAGTTAATCGTATGCCACTGCGCTACCTCGCTTTTGTCGTGGTGCTGCTCGCGGTAGGGCCGGCCTTCCTGGACGGCCCTCCGCTGGCCCACACCGGCGGTTTTGGTGAGCCGACCTGCCTGGCCTGCCACTTCGACGGCGATCTCAACGATCCCTCGGGCAGCCTTCTGATCCAGGGACTGCCCGAGCGGTATCACGCTGGCGAGACGTACCTGATCGAAATCATCCTGATCAAGCCCGGGATGAAACATGCCGGCTTCCAGGCCACGCTGCGCGATGCGTCTACGGGAGAACAGGCCGGCGCCTGGATCGATCTGCCTGATGGGATCAAGGTCGAGGCCTCGGAAGAGCGTGTGGTGTATGCCATGCATACACGGGCCGGCGCGGCCTCCGCCCAGGGCGATACGGCGCGCTGGCAACTACGCTGGAAAGCGCCCGAGAGCGCGCCAGAACAAGTGATTCTGCATGTCGCCGGCAACGCCGCCGACGGCGACGAATCGCCGTTTGGCGATGCGATCTACGCCGGCACGCACGTATTCACCCCGATGCATTAACCGCGCAATATACCCGTTTATTGTGTTTATTCGGCACAATCGCTATTGTTCTCAGATCCATTCAATCGGCGGAAATACGGTTCGCCGTACCGTCCATAGCTCCTAGACACTACCCATGAAACGATCCATCCTTTTCTGTCTTGCCCTGGGATTTCTCCATTCCGTGGCCTCCCCGACCTTCGGCCAGGCCCCTGTGATGCGCTCCGCGCAGTACGACTATCGCGTTGAAACGGTGGCGGATGGGCTCCAGCATCCCTGGGCGGTCGCCTTTTTACCCGGTGGCGACCTCCTGATCACGGAGCGCCCGGGCCGGCTGCGTGTCGTCCGGAACGGTCAACTCCTGGCAACACCCATCGCCGGCATGCCGACGGTTCATGCCGAAGGCCAGGGCGGCTTGATGGACGTGGTCCCTCATCCCGATTTCGCCACCAACCGCCTCGTCTACATCAGCTACAGCAAGCCGATGGGCGGCGAGGCCGGCGCGACGACGGCGATCATCCGTGGCCGGCTTGAAAACGATCAACTCGCGAATGTAGAAGAGCTGTTCGTGGCAGACTCAAAGGGCAGCGGCCACTACGGCTCGCGCATCGCGTTTGACGGCAACGGCTACATGTTTATCTCGATCGGCGACCGGCAGGTGCCTCCCACGGGCGACCTGCTTGCTCACCCGGCGCAGGACCTCACCAATCACCACGGCAAGATCATCCGACTGCAGGATGACGGGCAGGTGCCGGCGGACAATCCATTCGTCAACCAGGCAGGCGCGCGGCCGGAGATCTGGTCGTACGGGCATCGGAACGTCCAGGGTCTCGCCATTCACCCGGAAACCGGCGATGTGTGGGCCAACGAACACGGACCGCAGGGTGGGGATGAACTGAACCTCATTCAAGCGGGCAAAAACTACGGCTGGCCAGTCGTCGGATTCGGGGTCAACTACCGCACTGGCGCCGCCATCCACGAGGGCACGATGCGCGAAGGGATGGAGTCCCCGACTCATGTCTGGGTGCCGTCGATCGGGATTTCGGGGATGATGATCTACTCCGGCGACCGCTTCCCTGAGTGGAAAGGCAGCATTTTCTCGGGCGGACTGTCCGGCGAACAGGTCGCCCGCGTCACGATGGACGGTCAGAAATCCATCATGGAAGAAACGCTGCACCTCGGCCGCGGTCGCGTGCGCGACGTACGACAGGGCCCTGACGGCTATATCTATCTGGCGATCGACGACCGCCAGGGTGGACTAACATCCGTGGTACGTCTGGAGCCGGTGGAGGCGCAGTAATGTCAGCGCCAGGGAGAGACCTTTGGGGTCTTCGAGACCCCAAAGGTCTGCCCGCGCGGCGTCGTTACACCTGAACCGACTTCAGGTACGCGATGCTCCGCTTCAAGCCATCCAGAGGCTCGCTGGTCTCGATTTCCACGATGAAACCGTGGTCGGTGATGGGGCTCTTCATGGCCGCCTTCAGCAGCGCGGACCAGTCGATCATGCCCTCGCCGCAGGGCACGATGCTGCCGATGCGGCCGGGGCGTTCCGCCTTCATCTTCGGGTCGTAGTCGTGCATGTGTAGCGAGGAGTACCGGCCGGCGTATTTCTCCAGGTAATAGACGATGTCGTATCCGCCAACGATAGAGGCGAGCTGGAACTGCATCGTCACCATGTCGGGATCGAGCGCCTCCATAATGTGCTCGTACTGGGGCTTGCCGGACACCATTGGCCCGACGGCGTGGTTGTGGTACCCCAGTCGCAGGCCGGCCGCCTGCACCGCCACGGCGGCCTTGTTGCATTTCTCCCCCCAGCGCATGAAGTCGTCCGCCGTCCCCTGGTCGTTTATGCCGGAGCCGGACATGATGATGTCCGACAGGCCCATCCGCGCCGCGTAGTCGGCCGTTTCGGCCGGGTCTTTTTCGAGGATCTCGCGGGCCTGGAAGTGGCTGGTGTGGCAGAACAGCCCGGTATCCTCGATTTGTTTCTTGATATCTTCGGGCTTGAGGGGGGTCAGGTTGCCGAAGCCGGCCTTGTCGTAACTCAGCGGCGAGCACATCTCTACGCCGTCGTACCCCAGGGCCTTGACGCTGCGGAGGGTGCCTTGAAAGTCGACCTCGATCTCCTTCCGCATGCCGTAGGACTGAAAGCTGATCGGCCGACCAAAAGCGGGGCTTGTTTTCGCGGGCACCGGATGCCCCTTAGCCGCGTGGCCTACGGCAGCGCCAGCCGCCAGGACGCCGGCGGTGGTGGTCCCTAAGAACTCTCTACGATTTAGCGTCTTCATCGGTTATACGTGGTTTGGTGGTGGAAGCAAGTACATGGCGACTGCCTGTGGTTACTCTGCAAGCAACCAGGTCATGATGTTCTCGATCGCCCGTTTTATCATCGGATGGTTCTGTGTTTCCGTATTGTGCCCGGGAATGAGCACGGCCACTTTCCCCTCGCCGTAAGGATGCGCCCACGCCTGCGGCGAACGGCCGTTTTTCTCGGAGTGGCTTTCGAGGTAGACGGACGTCTGGCTCTCGTCCATCTTCACGAGGTACTCCTCGTCGGCCACAACAAACGGGGTGATGCCTTCGGCGAGTTCGGGCATCTTGCCCGTAGGCGAGACGGTGTTTTCGATGATCGCCGGATGGCTGATGAAACACGAGCGGGCTACACGGGAGACCCCGTTGCCACATTCGTAATTGCCAAAGCCGTCGTGGTACAGGAAAATGCGCCCGCCGGCATTGACATAGTCCTCGAACTTCTGCTCCTGCGCGGGGGTGAGCCAGTAGCCGCGCTCCGCCGGCTGGGGATGGGTGTCGCGCGTGCGGTAGTAGTCGACGTATTCACGCCCCTCCCGGCTCATGATGATGAGGTCGAAGGTATCGAACTCGTCCCACGGGACATTGTAGTCGATGATGACGACCGCCTCCCACCCCTGTTTGCGAAGTCCGGAGACCAGGATGTTATCCAGTGGAGCGATCCGGTGGCAACAATCGCCGAAGATGGCGAGCACCCGTTTTTTGTCGGTGTCCTGCGCCTGTGTATCCATCGCGATACTCAGCGCGACCACGAGTAGACTAACTCCAAGAATTGAACGACCAGCAACCATGAGGATATCCTGATTGTGTACAGTTACCAGGCAGGACGGCATGTGCCGGCCCGAGCGAAACCGCTTCCACAAACATAGGATTCGCCCCGTACCTTCGCAAGAGGATCGCCGATTCCCCATAAATAACGCCATAGTACGCCTTTGCCCGGTGCGGTCAATACCGCTTCACGAATCCGACGCCGACAAAGACCTTACCCGTCACCCCGTTCCTCGTCAGGTCCAGCCGGATCGGATAGTTAAACAGATGGGTCAGGGAGAGGCCCACTTCCCGCTGAACGCCGGCCAGATAGCCGGGATCGGCGAGTCGGTACGGTTGCGCGCCAAAACGATCGCCGCCGAGTTTGCCAAAGGCGCCGTGGACGCTGAGCCCGATGCCGAGCCGCGTCATCCCCCACAGCCCCATCCATTCAAAGACGGCCGTCGAAAAGTCGTGCTCCCAGAACACGCCGGCCATGTCGCGGGCCGCCACGGGGAGGCCGTTTAGTGTCTTAAACGCCCCAAAGCCGGCAAACGGCTGGCGGGCCGTGTCCAGCAGTCCGGCGAACTGGGGCAGCACATCGCCGTCGATCGTTTGGGCGCGGAGGCGGACGTGCAGGGTGTTTGGCCAACGCCGGCGGGGGTACAGCGTCTTGATAGCCAGGTTGCCGGTAGCGCTGTACCGGGTGAATGCCACACCCTCCGGGGCGGTCAACGGGCGTGTGGCCTCCAGGAGGAGCCCGGAATCGAGCGGCCGCATGGACGGTCGTGGTGTTGCGCCGACGGTGAGGGAAACGGTGCCCAGGGTAAACGCCCCATCCAGCACCGGCGGGTTGTCCCTCTGGACATCCCCGAAAAACCAGCCATTATTGTCGCGGGTTCGTTCGACAGACGCATGGTCTTCTTCGCTGAGACGGAACGCAAGGGTCGTTTTCAGCGCCGTGGACGTGACGCCAATCTCACCGAAAAACGCCCTACGCTCGTAGTAGTCGAAATAATCCTCCCACCCCACATAGGTCGTCAGGGCATTAAAAAACGGGGAGTACGAGCCACTGCCGGCCGCCGGCGGACGCCGGCGCTCGACCCCGGCCTTGAGATACCCGGAGCGAGGAAAATAGGCCACACCCGAGTCCCCGAAGCGGTACGTCAGCGCCGCTCCATAGGCCGGCGCCTTGAGGGCGAGGCCGTAGCCGGCGTCGGCCGCGATGCGCAGGCGGCTTCCGATGGCCACCTCTCGTTTGAGGCCCAGAAAAAACCCATCCACGCGGTTGTACCCGAGTTGGACGCCCTCGTAGAACTGGCCCAGCAGCATCTCACCCGGGCTCTTCTCCTCCTCGGGAACGGCGGAGGGCAGTTCCTCCGCCAGCGAAAGCGCCGCATACTGAGCGAGCAGGCCCCCTGGCCGGAAGGCGCGGTCGAGCGTCATCCGTGGATCCATGTCGGATACTTCCTCCAGCTCCGCCGGCGTCATCGGGACAAGGCCGGGATTCCAGCGGAACAGGTGCTCCTGGCGGTGCGCATACGGGAGTATGGAGAGGATCTCCTCGCGTGCGAAGAGGGAATCGGGTACGGGGGCGTCGACGGCGTGGAAGGACAGGCGGCTCACCTGGGTAAATCGTGCCGTTGGGTAGGCGACCCCCACCCGTCCAAACTCGACGCGGCCCCGCGCCTGGAAGTCCAGCGGCAACCAGACGGAGTCGCCAAACGGAGCGAAGCGCTGCTCGTATAGGGCATCCCACGCCTTGATGGGCTCGGGCTGGGTGAGTTCGGGGTCGGGCCGGAGGATGGTTTCGAGGAGGACATAGGTTTCGTCCTGCACGGCGGCGTAGCCGACGAAGGCGGTCTGAAGCCTGTTTTTCGGCGCAAAATAGATGTCGTACACCGTTCGACCGTCCTGCACCCGATACCCACCGAGGGTGAAGGTGTAGACATCCAGGGCATCCGGATGGGTGGGTCCGACGAGTTGGAAGCCGGCGATCTCGACGATGTCGTCGTAGAAGTTCGGCACGTATGAGGCGGAGGCGAAGCGGAAGGTCTCGCTGCCGGCAGGCCGGCGCCGGCGGGCCTGGACAAGTTGGCGGATGGCGTTGCCGCGACTGAAATACCGGGCGATCTGCTCCTCGACCTGCACCAGCCGATCTTCGCTATACAGCATAAACCGCGTGTAGGCTTCGGCGCTGTAGGTGGCCGATCGTTCGCGCTGCAAGGCTTTGCGGGCGATCACCTTGCGCATGATGTTGTAGGCCGGGTCCTCATCCGTGACCGCCAGCTCGCCCAGCTGGTAGGCTACCGGCTCCAGGGCCAGATCCAGAGGATCCGGCGTATCGACATCGACCACCACCCGGCGCGACTCGTACCCGATATGGCGGATTTCGAGGGTCGCCGGCAGGCTCACGACCTGGAGCTCGAAGTAGCCAACGGCATTGGCGATGGTACCCTGCCCGCCGCCGGCCTGGATAAAAATGGTGGCTGACGGCAGCGTCTCCTGCGTGGAAGCATCACGAACGGTGCCTGTCACAAGGCGCTGTGCCTGTACGGGGAGGGCGAGTAGGAAGAGGAGGCACAGTGCAAGGAGGTCTCCTATACATCGGAATCCGGTCATCATAAACCCTTCCCCAGATTCCCGGGGTTTTCTTTTGCCATCTCAGTACCATCATCCCCCGGTCAAAGCCGGGGGCAGGCTCCCGCCCCCGATCGGGGATCCATGGAAGGCTTGAGAATATCTCCCATGTGGTTCCAAGAGGGGTTTCTGCATTATTGAAAGCTTGTATGGATCCCCGTTTTACTTCGTGAGTCGCTTCGCTCGTTTCGCGAGGATGACGAAATGGGTCAAAACAACCTCGCGGCGCCGAGGCCGATGGTGAAGCCTGGTTTATCGAGACGGAAAGCAGCATCGAGGCGGAAT encodes the following:
- a CDS encoding choice-of-anchor V domain-containing protein, with product MPLRYLAFVVVLLAVGPAFLDGPPLAHTGGFGEPTCLACHFDGDLNDPSGSLLIQGLPERYHAGETYLIEIILIKPGMKHAGFQATLRDASTGEQAGAWIDLPDGIKVEASEERVVYAMHTRAGAASAQGDTARWQLRWKAPESAPEQVILHVAGNAADGDESPFGDAIYAGTHVFTPMH
- a CDS encoding PQQ-dependent sugar dehydrogenase, with the translated sequence MKRSILFCLALGFLHSVASPTFGQAPVMRSAQYDYRVETVADGLQHPWAVAFLPGGDLLITERPGRLRVVRNGQLLATPIAGMPTVHAEGQGGLMDVVPHPDFATNRLVYISYSKPMGGEAGATTAIIRGRLENDQLANVEELFVADSKGSGHYGSRIAFDGNGYMFISIGDRQVPPTGDLLAHPAQDLTNHHGKIIRLQDDGQVPADNPFVNQAGARPEIWSYGHRNVQGLAIHPETGDVWANEHGPQGGDELNLIQAGKNYGWPVVGFGVNYRTGAAIHEGTMREGMESPTHVWVPSIGISGMMIYSGDRFPEWKGSIFSGGLSGEQVARVTMDGQKSIMEETLHLGRGRVRDVRQGPDGYIYLAIDDRQGGLTSVVRLEPVEAQ
- a CDS encoding TIM barrel protein, producing MKTLNRREFLGTTTAGVLAAGAAVGHAAKGHPVPAKTSPAFGRPISFQSYGMRKEIEVDFQGTLRSVKALGYDGVEMCSPLSYDKAGFGNLTPLKPEDIKKQIEDTGLFCHTSHFQAREILEKDPAETADYAARMGLSDIIMSGSGINDQGTADDFMRWGEKCNKAAVAVQAAGLRLGYHNHAVGPMVSGKPQYEHIMEALDPDMVTMQFQLASIVGGYDIVYYLEKYAGRYSSLHMHDYDPKMKAERPGRIGSIVPCGEGMIDWSALLKAAMKSPITDHGFIVEIETSEPLDGLKRSIAYLKSVQV
- a CDS encoding ThuA domain-containing protein; the protein is MVAGRSILGVSLLVVALSIAMDTQAQDTDKKRVLAIFGDCCHRIAPLDNILVSGLRKQGWEAVVIIDYNVPWDEFDTFDLIIMSREGREYVDYYRTRDTHPQPAERGYWLTPAQEQKFEDYVNAGGRIFLYHDGFGNYECGNGVSRVARSCFISHPAIIENTVSPTGKMPELAEGITPFVVADEEYLVKMDESQTSVYLESHSEKNGRSPQAWAHPYGEGKVAVLIPGHNTETQNHPMIKRAIENIMTWLLAE
- a CDS encoding DUF5686 family protein, translating into MMTGFRCIGDLLALCLLFLLALPVQAQRLVTGTVRDASTQETLPSATIFIQAGGGQGTIANAVGYFELQVVSLPATLEIRHIGYESRRVVVDVDTPDPLDLALEPVAYQLGELAVTDEDPAYNIMRKVIARKALQRERSATYSAEAYTRFMLYSEDRLVQVEEQIARYFSRGNAIRQLVQARRRRPAGSETFRFASASYVPNFYDDIVEIAGFQLVGPTHPDALDVYTFTLGGYRVQDGRTVYDIYFAPKNRLQTAFVGYAAVQDETYVLLETILRPDPELTQPEPIKAWDALYEQRFAPFGDSVWLPLDFQARGRVEFGRVGVAYPTARFTQVSRLSFHAVDAPVPDSLFAREEILSILPYAHRQEHLFRWNPGLVPMTPAELEEVSDMDPRMTLDRAFRPGGLLAQYAALSLAEELPSAVPEEEKSPGEMLLGQFYEGVQLGYNRVDGFFLGLKREVAIGSRLRIAADAGYGLALKAPAYGAALTYRFGDSGVAYFPRSGYLKAGVERRRPPAAGSGSYSPFFNALTTYVGWEDYFDYYERRAFFGEIGVTSTALKTTLAFRLSEEDHASVERTRDNNGWFFGDVQRDNPPVLDGAFTLGTVSLTVGATPRPSMRPLDSGLLLEATRPLTAPEGVAFTRYSATGNLAIKTLYPRRRWPNTLHVRLRAQTIDGDVLPQFAGLLDTARQPFAGFGAFKTLNGLPVAARDMAGVFWEHDFSTAVFEWMGLWGMTRLGIGLSVHGAFGKLGGDRFGAQPYRLADPGYLAGVQREVGLSLTHLFNYPIRLDLTRNGVTGKVFVGVGFVKRY